In Paralichthys olivaceus isolate ysfri-2021 chromosome 13, ASM2471397v2, whole genome shotgun sequence, the following are encoded in one genomic region:
- the LOC109631987 gene encoding melanocortin receptor 5: MIWTRATVKMNESHDLFYQEEVLMGNSTWAYTYYHQNYTLPPPLLPDKRSTSKPAACEQVHIAVEVFLILGIISLLENILVITAIVKNKNLHSPMYFFVCSLAVADMLVSVSNAWESIIIYLLNNRQLVVEDHFIRQMDNVFDSMICISVVASMCSLLAIAVDRYVTIFYALRYHNIMTVKRAGCIIGGIWTFCTGCGIIFIIYSDSTPVIVCLVSMFFAMLLIMASLYSHMFMLARSHVKRIAALPGYNSIHQRASMKGAITLTILLGIFIVCWAPFFLHLILMISCPRNLYCVCFMSHFNMYLILIMCNSVIDPLIYAFRSQEMRKTFKEIICCCSLRNTCNSICNLKY, translated from the exons ATGATCTGGACCAGAGCTACAGTAAAGATGAATGAGTCTCATGACCTATTCTATCAGGAGGAGGTGCTGATGGGTAACTCTACCTGGGCATACACTTACTATCACCAAAACTACACCCTGCCACCTCCACTGCTACCAGACAAGAGGAGCACATCTAAACCTGCAGCATGCGAGCAGGTCCACATTGCTGTAGag GTCTTTCTGATCCTGGGTATTATCTCCCTGTTGGAGAACATCCTGGTTATCACAGCCATAGTAAAGAACAAGAACCTCCACTCACCCATGTACTTCTTTGTCTGCAG TTTGGCAGTAGCAGACATGCTGGTGAGTGTATCCAATGCCTGGGAGTCCATCATCATTTACCTTCTGAACAACAGACAGCTGGTGGTGGAAGACCACTTCATCCGGCAGATGGACAATGTGTTTGACTCCATGATCTGCATCTCTGTTGTTGCTTCAATGTGCAGCCTACTTGCCATCGCTGTGGACAG GTACGTCACTATCTTCTATGCACTGAGGTACCACAACATAATGACAGTGAAGAGAGCTGGCTGCATCATCGGGGGAATCTGGACCTTCTGCACAGGCTGTggtatcatcttcatcatctacTCAGACTCCACCCCTGTCATCGTCTGCCTAGTCTCCATGTTCTTCGCAATGCTACTCATCATGGCCTCCCTCTACAGTCACATGTTCATGCTGGCCCGCTCGCACGTGAAGCGCATCGCCGCCCTGCCCGGCTACAACTCCATCCACCAGCGGGCGAGCATGAAGGGGGCCATCACGCTAACCATCCTGTTGGGGATCTTCATTGTCTGCTGGGCACCCTTCTTTCTTCACCTGATCCTAATGATCTCCTGTCCGCGCAAcctctactgtgtgtgtttcatgtccCACTTCAACATGTACCTCATCCTTATCATGTGCAATTCTGTGATTGACCCACTCATTTATGCCTTCAGAAGTCAGGAGATGAGGAAgacttttaaagaaataatctgTTGTTGCAGCCTGAGAAACACATGCAACAGCATTTGCAATCTAAAGTACtaa